The following are encoded in a window of Paenibacillus polymyxa genomic DNA:
- a CDS encoding iron-containing alcohol dehydrogenase, translating to MNKFTYYNPTKLIFGDNQIEELQQELLNYGKNILLIYGGGSVKRNGLYDQVLNALEPLHLNIHELSGVEPNPRLSTVKKGIDICRNENIDFLLAVGGGSVIDCTKAIAAGAKYDGDVWDIINKKHMPTEALPFGTILTLAATGSEMNPDSVITNWETNEKYVWGSTVTHPKFSILDPKNTFSVPRDQTVYGMVDMMSHVFEQYFHNVKNTPLQDRMCFSVLQTVIETAPKLLEDLHNYEHRETILYAGTIALNGTLQMGYFGDWASHTIEHALSAVYDIPHAGGLAILFPNWMRHTVDQDAARMKRLMLSMFDLDTVGKTDREIALEGIDRLSAFWTSLGAPSTLADYNINDEQLEKIADIAAREMEYGGFGNYKKLNQEDILAILRASL from the coding sequence ATGAACAAATTCACATATTATAACCCCACCAAATTAATATTTGGAGACAATCAAATTGAAGAACTGCAGCAGGAGCTGCTGAATTACGGCAAAAATATTTTACTGATATACGGAGGCGGAAGTGTCAAGCGAAATGGTCTGTATGACCAAGTATTAAACGCGTTAGAGCCGCTACATCTTAACATTCATGAATTGTCCGGCGTAGAGCCGAATCCGCGCTTGTCCACCGTTAAGAAGGGCATCGACATTTGCCGAAATGAAAACATCGACTTCTTACTTGCAGTAGGCGGCGGAAGCGTTATTGATTGCACCAAAGCCATCGCAGCAGGGGCTAAATATGACGGCGATGTGTGGGATATTATCAACAAAAAGCACATGCCGACCGAGGCTCTACCATTCGGCACCATCCTCACACTCGCCGCCACCGGTTCAGAAATGAATCCGGATTCTGTTATCACCAACTGGGAAACGAACGAAAAATACGTATGGGGCAGCACGGTGACGCATCCGAAATTTTCGATTCTGGACCCAAAAAACACCTTCTCTGTGCCACGTGATCAGACGGTATATGGCATGGTGGATATGATGAGCCATGTGTTTGAACAGTATTTTCACAATGTTAAAAATACACCGTTGCAAGATCGTATGTGCTTTTCCGTGCTGCAAACCGTGATCGAAACTGCACCTAAACTGCTGGAGGATTTGCACAACTACGAGCATCGTGAAACGATTTTATATGCCGGAACGATTGCTCTTAACGGAACACTGCAAATGGGCTACTTCGGGGATTGGGCTTCGCATACGATTGAACATGCATTATCCGCTGTATATGATATTCCTCATGCTGGCGGTCTGGCAATTCTGTTTCCCAACTGGATGAGACATACAGTGGATCAGGATGCTGCACGCATGAAGCGGCTGATGCTCAGCATGTTTGACTTAGACACCGTAGGTAAAACAGATAGAGAAATCGCCTTGGAAGGTATTGATCGTCTTAGTGCATTCTGGACAAGTCTCGGTGCCCCTTCTACGCTGGCCGATTACAATATTAATGATGAGCAATTGGAAAAAATCGCGGACATTGCAGCCCGTG